GCATTTTTGTGTTTTTTAGCTGCTGTGTATTTGTAAAATACAGAGAGGTAACAACACTtgcattttttgtatttttagttaaaatatctacaCTTGCATTTTATGTAGTGTAGTTgctgtgtatttatttattttgtgtgCCGTGTATTTTTACACTTGCATTTTgtatttttagttaaaatatctacaCTTGCATTTTGTgtatttttagttaaaatatctacaCTTGCATTTTGTGTAGTGTAGTTGCTGTGTATTTGTAAAATACAGAGAGGTTCTAAACTGACAGTTCACACATATTTATGTGCAGGACATTCTTAAATTCAACAACATTGTTCCGACCATGTTAGAGGTTGAGAAGCTTGGTCTGCGTCGATATACGGTCAACGAAGCGCACCACCACCTCAAATACACCAAGAGGAAAATGAATATGCAGATTTTACcacaacaccccccccccccccccccccccccccccatgttGCTGCTGCCAAGAAAACACAAAAGAACGATGATTCAAAATCTCCACCGCACAAGAAGCCTAGGAAGATGTCAACGGCGGCATTGCTTGTTCGAAGTCACCAACCACGGTTGGACAATCATCTAAAAAACTGTTTCGGTGGTAGATAAGTCGGTTCAatcaaagggaaaagaaaaactGCTCCAAGTGTCCACCGCGTTCGTTGACGATGTATCTACCGGCAAATCGATTGACCTCACAAGTTTGAGGGGAACTTAATCAATTTAAGCAGGAagtaagtttttttattttattttgatattcatCAAACTACAACAAATAAGGATTTTACAATGAATTTGTTGTTATTACCATTTAGGTGCTTGCTGAATTCAAGGATGTTTTTACTGAGCTCAAGGATCTTCGCAAAGTTATTGATGAAAACTTCGAAAAGGTTTTGGAACATGTCAAGGAAACAAAATtcagaaaaggtaaaaaaatcaataaatacatattGAAACGAGTGCCTTCAGTGTGAATTAAGAAGCATATGTATCTAACAAATACATCATTTGTTTTTTAGGGTGATGACAGCGAAACTCATGTTCCTTTACATGATGGCAACATACATCAAGAAGCTGATGATTACATGGACCATGGTGACGGTATTCACATGGAGACTGATACGGGTGATGTGCATCCAACAgaggtatattttttttaatgtatttatcatttgttactcatttttatatgttatcttaaaaaaaatttaattcagATATGATGAAAATTTGGGATCTACTGGACTTTAAAATATTATGTATTTTAAGCGATATGAAAAACGATAGTGTCATGTATTTGTTGtgtcttgttttgttttgaCGATTTGTTCACTGTTTTTGTTCTTGCTTTTGGAcatgtattttatatacttTTGGCCTGTGTTTTTTATATAAGGAAAAGGGTCTTGCATCGGATATTCAAGTTGGTTTTGGCAATGAGAGCGGTGATAAGCTGAAAGCTTCAACAGAAGAGATTGCGGAAGGAGGTGATTTTTCAGGAGAACCGAAGAATTCGGTTGAACGTCCGGCTGATCCAAcagaggtatatatatatttttttttaatgtatttaccattttttaatcatttttatatgtcatttataaaaaaatataattcagGTATGATGAAAATTTGGGATCTACTGGACTTTATAATATTATGTAtttgatattgatataaaaaacAGTAGTGtcatgtatttttttaaaaaaatcttgtttgtttgacaaagatgactattcctttgttttcctttatgtATTTGTTTACTGATTTTGGACATCTTCAGCAaataattttctcatgtttttatgtatttaatatagtttttcatctattaGATTCATGTATTTTATAGTCTTTTGGCCTGTGTTTTTATAAGGAAAAGGGTATTGCACCGGATATTCAAGTTGGTACTGGCAATAAGAGCGGCGATACGATGAAAGCTTCAACCAAAGAGATTGCGGAAGGAGGTGATCTTTCAGGAGAACCGAAGACTTCGGTTGAACGTCCGGCTGATCAATCAGGGAAACATACTGTGGAAGAGCAAAAATGTTCTGATGATTCAAATACTTCCGAGGTTCGACATAAACGTATTCTGATTCggccattttttcttttttaaaatgtacCATACAAGTGGTGAATAAtgtttctttttgtatttttgagtAGGCGATCGCACGGTGCTAGCAAATATAGCGAGAATCGAAATGGCTAATGAACAAGTTCAAGAGGAAAAAACTGAGGAAAACACCAGCTCAACTGTCTTAGAGGAACCCCAGGCAGCAGTTTGTAACGCGCAGCCGTTGTCTCAGTGGTTGTTGCCTGATGAGTATTTACCAAGCCAAACCCCAGGGAAAGAAATCATGTTACATCCATCAGTCCCACGAGCTACACGCCCCAGTAAATACAAGTCTTCACCGTTTGTGACagattttggtatatatctagTTTTAATTTGCTTTGTGTTTTAATATGCAACTGTTAATGTTTAACGACCAAATACACAGGTAGTAGTTCGGGAAAGGATCATGTTCATGTGTTTGATAAAAAATATCCATTCCAGCAAGATCCTATCACCGGTCCACTTGATGTACAGAATGTGGATGATTACCATATTTGGCTTCGAAACGGTCTTCTTGTGAGGCACGATAGCAAGTATGTGTTTTATCCCAGTATTACATACAGTGATTCCGCATGGGTTTTGTGAATAAGTtgatgtatttgtttgttttgttgccGCAGAAAGAATTACGAAGaccattacaaaaaaaaatggtagtTTTTGACAATGGAGTCAAATTCAATTTTGGCATCACAACTGTCAATGATAAGAACTGGTTTTACCTGTTATCGATGGATGGTCAGCTTTGGAATGATGAGGTGATTTTTATCAGCAATGAAATTCACCTTCTGTTACTAaaatgtttttatgtatttgaaTATGAtctaatttatgtatttttgacAAGACAGCACATTGATGTCATTTTCTATTACTTTCGGAAGAAAGGAAAGTATGATAAAAGAAACAATTTCAGCTTCGCACCGTTGATTTTGCCTATTCAAGCGAGAGAATTGATGTGGTCCACCACGCATATCACAATGTTGAAACCCGGACAAACGTGGCAAATGAAGAGCAAGTATTGATTGAGTATGTTAAGGGCCACGAGCTTATTGCCCTTTGTCCCGTGGCATACGGTTGACAACGTGCTAATACCGGtgaatataaaagaagaaaatcattgGTTATTGGTACTCCTTTCATTCAAGGACAGGTATTTTTgatgatgaattaaatattttatcattAGTGTTTCATTCATCATTTTACCGctgaattcttcttcttcttttttttttttttttttttacatgtacAGGCGTCTGTATGTTTACAACTCGTATCAATCAGCCGGGCACAACGCAGTTGTtaggaatgaaataaaaaagctTGCTACACTTCTGCCACATTTCCTACATCTGGCTGGATTCTATGTAAATCAAAAAAGCATAGATTTGGTGAAAGACCCAGCATATGCGGATAAGGGACAGATCGATATACTTGAAGTTGTCTATGTTGAAAATCTGCCGCATCAACCTGCTGGTAGCACGTAAGTAgtaaacatatatttttaaaaatatcatagtgtatcaaaTACATGATATATCATATCAATTCATTATTCTTCTAAAATACATGAGTTGTTTGACCTAGAAATACATCCTTGAACttgaaacatatatattttctaatataagttcttatcttttttttttttttttttttttttttttagggtttgtGGTGTCTTCACGGCGGCGTATCGAGTATTTGATATCGGGTGAAAGGATTCCAGATGTCATTGATGCACACATGCAACGTATGAGATACGGTGCACTCTTATGGGACTACGCTGAACGCAAGGTTGCTGACAAAGCCGAGAGTGATAATGAAGTTCCACCTAGACCGATTAGGCCAGCAATCGATTACGACACTGTAGATGCAATTGATGTTTGATAAATACTATTCGTGCATtcgatgtttttttttttcgtttttttttattagaacAAACAATCTGATGTTTTTAAATGTATTTTGACTGGTGTTGGATAATTATCATTTAACCAAAGAAATCTCAGGGGGGTTATGTTCCATATGTTTGATGTACTTAGTTCCATATATTGTCAAATATATCTGAAGTTTGAAAAAAACACAGTAAAATGTGACATCATGAATCCACAAATACATTTTAATCACCAGGGTCACAAAATATGTATGTTTAATTCAGCAGGTTTCACAAAATATGTATGTTTTAGTAAGGtttattcatttttgttttagtttaaTAAACACATCTTGCGTCTTTGACATGACCAGCACAACTATAtgatttcaataaaaaaaaattgcaaaaaataaacCAACTTCATCAGTTTCGGTTGAATAGACACACCATTTTTCCAACCGGAACATGggttgcttttttttttgtgttacaaATACATGAACATTACCGTGTAATTTCATACACCAGGATCACACAAAAACATGTATGTTCTATTACAGTATATACAATTTTCAGAAGAACAACAAATACATAATGTTTAGTTGACATTACCAGCACAACTATGAGCCTCCAAtccaaaaaaattccaaaataaaaacaactttatcatttttacagatataatatgtatgttgtgttacCAAGTACGAAGTATTTCTTGAAGTTCAAAAAAACACCATACgtatcggaaaaaaaaaatcaattatgtATGTTCATGAATGGGACATTCATTTCATagcaaaaatttatataatactACTACATGTGTCAATAGACGTTTTTGACACAAGTGTTCAAATACTTAAATAACCAATTTATCTTCGCGAATAAAGTTAAATGGATAGGAACACCAGAAAAAATCACTTCCTTAGAGGCTCAAAACTACATGAACGTATTGTGCCCAAGGTGTCCACAATGCGCAAGCATGTACGCTCTTTCCAAACAACAATTCACTTAAAGGCTTATCACGCCTCTTCTTTGGCCTACCAGGCGGTCTCTTGTATCTTGGTGGCAAAACCACTTCCTCCAAGATGTTTTTGGGAACGTTCCATTCACGCTCGTCGGGTAGAGGATCCACAGGTACATCATATGTCTTCAACACGGTCTCCGGTTTGAACAAATCAGAGCAATAATCATCAGCAaccagatttttctttttaatgacAGCCCATGCATGTGGGCAGGGGATTTCATCTAGTTGAAACATACGACAACTGCAAGTTTTGCTATTCAAATTAAGAATGAATCGCCTTCCTCCATCATGTACTGTGTACACGAATTCGGTTGACGGTTCTAcctgaaaaaataaatattacatgtATTTGTTATTGAACCAATcagaattttaaaataaatgaacaGACCATTAAACAAAAACATAT
The nucleotide sequence above comes from Lycium ferocissimum isolate CSIRO_LF1 unplaced genomic scaffold, AGI_CSIRO_Lferr_CH_V1 ctg12100, whole genome shotgun sequence. Encoded proteins:
- the LOC132041875 gene encoding uncharacterized protein LOC132041875 codes for the protein MLSINEYLCLRMTVEPSTEFVYTVHDGGRRFILNLNSKTCSCRMFQLDEIPCPHAWAVIKKKNLVADDYCSDLFKPETVLKTYDVPVDPLPDEREWNVPKNILEEVVLPPRYKRPPGRPKKRRDKPLSELLFGKSVHACALWTPWAQYVHVVLSL